From a region of the Solanum stenotomum isolate F172 chromosome 2, ASM1918654v1, whole genome shotgun sequence genome:
- the LOC125856026 gene encoding uncharacterized protein LOC125856026, which produces MRPLSPSAPPPGWMSSYGTDEEIFLVLNQINRGSPIPDDLIEDNPYKYDPSNLPDGAWFLVRKTEEKSTEYGLWRVKDSACEIFANSDISGWRTTFEFFLVQASIEQKTVCIMHEYKVTPKGQHDLTKSQDEVRHLLGYVILIPSVNPDTSGNDGQRSIAEPQVNRQIEGAGSSLVDKSIDQFVDDKEAEIDCIIRGDYLELDDLIDGASHDSSSSENTSRQSFASDEFFNSRALLAELDDEKKEDLSGKGSTSNHSIMMCQIANDVVVQPGPLGFLIKGSDAKAKETQQALDNDKSKCQDQAAKKLKAERTDEGPSHARRATTSSSSSNSSSDEPGRAARREAKRSKKLMKFLCFMPF; this is translated from the exons ATGCGTCCTCTGTCTCCGTCAGCTCCACCTCCAGGTTGGATGAGTTCCTATGGGACTGATGAAGAAATCTTTTTGGTCCTCAACCAGATTAACCGTGGATCGCCCATCCCTGATGATTTGATTGAGGATAATCCCTATAAGTATGATCCTTCAAATTTGCCAG ATGGAGCATGGTTCCTAGTAAGAAAAACTGAGGAAAAATCGACGGAATATGGACTCTGGAGAGTAAAAGATTCAGCCTGTGAAATATTTGCAAATTCTGACATCAGTGGTTGGAGAAccacttttgaattctttctaGTCCAAGCCTCTATCGAACAGAAAACTGTCTGTATAATGCATGAGTATAAAGTAACACCGAAAGGGCAGCATGATCTGACCAAGTCACAG GACGAAGTACGTCACCTATTGGGATATGTTATCTTGATCCCATCAGTTAACCCCGACACTAGCGGTAATGATGGGCAACGTTCAATTGCTGAACCCCAG GTAAACAGACAGATAGAAGGGGCTGGGTCATCACTTGTTGACAAATCGATAGATCAGTTTGTTGATGATAAAGAAGCTGAGATAGATTGCATTATACGAGGGGACTACCTGGAATTGGATGATCTTATTGATGGAGCATCACATGATTCGTCTAGTTCGGAGAATACAAGTCGCCAGAGCTTTGCATCTGATGAATTTTTCAACTCTCGGGCACTTCTTGCAGAACTGGATGATGAGAAGAAGGAAGATTTGAGTGGAAAAGGTTCGACCAGCAATCATTCCATAATGATGTGTCAAATAGCAAATGATGTAGTTGTGCAGCCTGGACCTTTAG GGTTTCTAATCAAAGGGAGTGACGCTAAAGCCAAAGAAACTCAACAAGCTCTTGATAATGACAAATCCAAATGTCAAGATCAGGCTGCTAAGAAGCTGAAGGCTGAGCGTACGGATGAAGGTCCATCACATGCTCGTAGAGCGACAACATCTTCCAGCAGCAGCAACAGCAGCAGTGATGAACCTGGACGTGCAGCTAGAAGGGAGGCGAAACGTTCGAAGAAGCTCATGAAGTTCCTGTGTTTTATGCCTTTCTAG
- the LOC125854795 gene encoding methyltransferase-like protein 2 translates to MEENQLMESGVSELNSNAFFIDPVRILNRSYTRFRVSPSTYYSRFFDSLNSAQSPKASEDSRKGKRKRKKKIQSLNEREQIADRRHQEVKPFLLKAHEALLEATDLLKVLRNLRNDGCSVGECKDLSQESSELSFMELGGVWQAPLCEIVLNYQQDDKTLQNGGSPLAQSIEQKVTPVFNNLVANEGSYDIEAELFNHKYIIPKRSCFYMSDMQQIDSLIPAGSDCGFNLIVIDPPWENGSARQKVRYPTLPSQYFLSLPVKQLCHTSGALVALWVTNREKLRDFVENDLFPKWGVTYAASFYWLKVKANGMLTGELDLFHHRPYECLLLGYCDGKDTHSGNSTRLNPIPDNRVFISVPGDYSRKPPIGELLLDYVPGSMPARCVELFAREMIAGWTSWGNEPLHFQDSRYFVSKTTEN, encoded by the exons ATGGAAGAGAATCAGTTGATGGAATCAGGAGTTTCTGAGCTGAACTCAAATGCCTTCTTCATCGACCCGGTTCGAATCCTCAACCGTTCTTATACCCGGTTTAGGGTTTCGCCTTCTACGTATTACTCTCGCTTCTTCGATTCCTTGAACTCAGCACAATCTCCAAAAGCTTCCGAAGATTCTAGAAAAGGAAAACgtaagaggaagaagaagattcaatcTCTCAACGAGCGCGAACAAATCGCCGATCGTCGTCACCAA GAGGTGAAACCATTCTTGTTGAAAGCGCATGAAGCTCTGCTCGAAGCTACTGATCTTTTGAaagttttgagaaatttgagGAATGATGGATGTTCTGTGGGGGAATGTAAGGATTTATCGCAGGAAAGTAGTGAACTTTCCTTTATGGAGCTCGGAGGTGTTTGGCAAGCTCCTTTGTGTGAGATTGTTCTCAATTATCAGCAAGATGATAAAACTTTGCAAAATGGAG GTTCACCGCTTGCTCAGAGTATTGAGCAAAAAGTGACCCCTGTATTTAATAATCTTGTTGCCAATGAGGGAAGCTATGATATAGAGGCTGAGCTTTTTAATCACAAGTATATTATTCCCAAAAGGAGTTGTTTTTATATG TCTGATATGCAGCAGATTGACAGCTTAATCCCAG CTGGTTCTGATTGTGGCTTCAATCTCATAGTTATAGACCCCCCTTGGGAAAATGGCAGTGCTCGTCAGAAAGTGAG GTACCCAACTTTGCCAAGCCAATACTTCTTATCTCTCCCCGTCAAGCAACTTTGTCATACCTCTGGAGCACTTGTTGCGTTGTGGGTTACCAACAGGGAGAAGTTGCGAGATTTTGTGGAAAATGATTTATTTCCCAAATGGGGAGTAACATATGCTGCTAGCTTTTACTGGTTGAAG GTCAAGGCCAATGGAATGTTGACTGGTGAATTGGATCTCTTTCATCACCGACCATATGAATGTCTTCTCCTAGGTTACTGTGACGGAAAG GATACACATTCTGGGAATTCAACAAGATTGAATCCTATACCAGATAATCGAGTGTTCATTAGTGTTCCTGGTGATTATTCAAGGAAACCCCCCATTGGAG AGCTGCTGCTAGATTATGTGCCGGGGTCTATGCCTGCTCGTTGCGTTGAACTATTCGCTAGAGAAATGATAGCTGGCTGGACTTCTTGGGGGAATGAACCTCTTCATTTTCAGGATTCGAGATATTTTGTTAGTAAGACAACAGAAAATTGA